Proteins encoded within one genomic window of Flavobacterium gilvum:
- a CDS encoding YciI family protein yields the protein METKYYVLHLLPSRPDFAQTMTDEERSIMMEHIAYWTSLMNKGKVLAFGPVLDPKSIYGLGIIAVENEDEVKEFIANDPAGKINRYEYYPMKAIVPEK from the coding sequence ATGGAAACTAAATATTACGTATTGCATTTATTGCCATCAAGACCTGATTTTGCACAAACGATGACTGATGAAGAACGTTCTATCATGATGGAACACATTGCTTATTGGACATCACTTATGAATAAGGGTAAAGTTTTGGCTTTTGGACCGGTTCTTGACCCAAAATCCATTTACGGACTTGGTATAATCGCTGTTGAAAACGAAGATGAAGTCAAAGAGTTTATCGCAAATGATCCTGCCGGAAAAATAAACAGATATGAATATTATCCCATGAAAGCTATAGTTCCCGAAAAATAG
- a CDS encoding SDR family oxidoreductase: MNETFSIKDKVAIITGAGGVLGSSIAKSFIQAGAKVVAIDIHEENLNKRVAELAAYGKDVIGVVGNVLDIESLENVANEVLAKWGKIDILLNIAGGNLPGATLLPDQEFFDMKISDWDKVTSLNLNGTVFPSMVFGRIMSKQKSGNIINMSSMAAYSAITRVPGYSVAKTGISNFTQWLAMEMAMKYGDGIRVNALAPGFFIGDQNRAVLINPDGSLTDRSKKVLAKTPMGRFGDISELNGAVQFLCSDAASFITGVVLPVDGGFSAFSGV; this comes from the coding sequence ATGAACGAGACATTTAGCATAAAAGATAAAGTAGCAATAATAACCGGAGCCGGTGGTGTTCTAGGCAGTAGTATCGCAAAAAGTTTTATCCAGGCTGGCGCCAAAGTGGTTGCTATAGATATTCATGAAGAAAACCTCAATAAGCGTGTGGCAGAACTTGCCGCTTACGGCAAGGACGTAATAGGCGTTGTTGGTAACGTATTGGATATTGAGAGTTTGGAAAATGTAGCAAATGAGGTATTGGCCAAATGGGGAAAAATAGATATCCTATTGAATATTGCAGGAGGAAACCTTCCGGGAGCCACGCTATTACCAGACCAAGAGTTTTTTGACATGAAAATTAGCGACTGGGACAAAGTGACAAGCCTAAACTTAAACGGAACAGTATTCCCTAGCATGGTATTTGGACGAATAATGTCTAAACAAAAAAGCGGAAACATCATCAATATGTCCTCAATGGCCGCCTATTCCGCGATTACGCGTGTGCCAGGCTATTCGGTTGCCAAAACAGGAATCAGTAATTTCACCCAATGGCTAGCAATGGAAATGGCGATGAAATATGGTGATGGAATTCGTGTAAACGCACTTGCACCAGGATTCTTCATTGGTGACCAAAACCGCGCTGTACTTATCAATCCTGACGGCTCGCTTACAGACAGAAGTAAAAAAGTTTTAGCAAAAACTCCTATGGGACGATTTGGTGACATTTCGGAATTAAATGGTGCTGTTCAATTTTTGTGCAGCGATGCAGCGAGTTTTATCACAGGTGTTGTATTGCCGGTAGACGGTGGTTTTAGTGCATTTAGCGGCGTATAA
- a CDS encoding ThuA domain-containing protein, whose protein sequence is MNFCIVSAIAVISFVLVSFCQVNKDEAIFVKPKKVLIFSKTNGFRHGSISVGINAIKKLGEENNFLVDATEDSLAINSKNLKQYQVIIFLNTTGTILGKEGELALQEFMKKGKGFVGVHSASDCEFDWPWYGKMIGGYFVSHPAQQTAKLVVVNKEHIATKHLPAIWERKDEWYNFKDLNPDVNVLLKIDESSYTGGKNGDNHPMAWYQNYGGGRMFYTALGHTNESYSDPLFLQHLLGGITYAMGE, encoded by the coding sequence ATGAATTTTTGTATTGTTTCAGCAATTGCTGTAATCAGCTTTGTTTTAGTATCTTTTTGTCAGGTAAATAAAGACGAAGCAATTTTTGTAAAACCGAAAAAAGTTCTGATTTTTTCCAAAACGAATGGCTTTAGACACGGAAGTATTTCGGTTGGCATCAATGCGATAAAGAAATTGGGAGAAGAAAATAATTTTTTGGTTGATGCCACCGAAGATTCACTTGCAATTAACTCTAAAAATCTGAAGCAATATCAAGTCATCATTTTTTTGAATACAACCGGAACCATTTTAGGGAAGGAAGGGGAATTGGCCTTGCAGGAATTCATGAAGAAAGGGAAGGGGTTTGTAGGTGTGCATTCTGCTTCTGATTGCGAATTCGACTGGCCTTGGTATGGAAAAATGATTGGAGGTTATTTTGTTTCCCATCCTGCTCAGCAAACCGCAAAACTGGTGGTTGTAAACAAAGAACACATCGCTACGAAACACTTGCCAGCAATTTGGGAACGAAAAGACGAATGGTATAACTTTAAGGATCTAAATCCTGATGTAAATGTGCTCCTCAAAATTGATGAATCATCATATACCGGTGGAAAAAATGGAGACAATCATCCTATGGCATGGTATCAAAATTATGGAGGTGGCAGGATGTTTTACACTGCTTTGGGACATACGAACGAAAGCTATAGTGATCCTTTATTTTTGCAACATTTGCTTGGCGGAATCACTTATGCCATGGGGGAATAA
- a CDS encoding AraC family transcriptional regulator: MKAIMNERLLISKSSPLSVRFYDYKHFTYPLHFHTEYEIIYIKESTGTRFVGNNISKYEAGDVLLIGSNLPHFLKSDDIYHSAESVLRVKGTIIQFEKEFMYYAINNYPHFIKIKNLFQESERGIFFAKDCSKKLKNLLEKISLENGLNQLFSFLEILKEMSEIESRQRISTSDFVNETIYDTTRIDKIISYLNKNYTRNVTLDEIASFAAMNPSAFCRYFKSKTGKSFKNYIIDMRIGYACKLLMMEDISISQLSIKCGFETLSYFNRAFKKNTGYVPSQYKNTILES, from the coding sequence ATGAAAGCAATAATGAATGAAAGGCTTCTTATTTCGAAGTCATCTCCGCTCAGCGTACGTTTTTACGATTATAAACATTTTACTTATCCCTTGCATTTTCACACAGAATATGAAATTATTTATATAAAGGAAAGCACAGGAACCCGATTTGTGGGGAACAATATATCAAAATACGAGGCGGGTGATGTTTTGCTTATTGGCTCAAATTTGCCTCATTTTTTGAAAAGTGACGATATATACCATTCAGCTGAAAGTGTTTTGAGGGTGAAAGGCACGATAATTCAGTTTGAAAAGGAATTTATGTATTATGCCATAAATAATTATCCCCATTTTATTAAAATAAAAAACCTGTTTCAGGAGTCTGAAAGAGGAATTTTTTTTGCAAAAGACTGTAGTAAGAAACTAAAGAATTTATTGGAAAAAATATCATTGGAAAACGGGTTAAATCAATTGTTTTCTTTTTTGGAAATTCTAAAAGAAATGTCAGAAATTGAGAGCAGACAAAGGATTTCTACTTCTGATTTTGTCAATGAAACCATATATGACACGACAAGAATCGATAAAATAATTTCCTATCTCAATAAGAATTACACAAGAAATGTCACCCTTGATGAAATTGCGTCTTTTGCAGCTATGAATCCTTCTGCTTTCTGTCGTTATTTTAAAAGCAAAACAGGCAAATCTTTTAAAAACTACATTATAGATATGCGGATTGGTTACGCCTGCAAATTATTGATGATGGAAGATATAAGTATTTCGCAGCTTAGTATTAAATGTGGTTTTGAGACGCTTTCCTATTTTAATAGAGCATTTAAAAAAAACACTGGCTATGTACCTTCTCAATATAAAAATACTATTTTGGAGAGTTAA